In Mucilaginibacter celer, one DNA window encodes the following:
- a CDS encoding alpha-L-fucosidase: MNRRTLIKGGLTAVSSIYLSKLFARTAVQHDASGLSAHFQPTWNSLSNYQVPDWFRDAKFGIWAHWGPQCQPEYGDWYARGMYEEGSDQYKYHCKKYGHPSKFGFKDVINEWKADQWDPNELVSLYKKAGAKYFVALANHHDNFDLYPNPYQRWNSTRIGPKKDLLKGWAEAARVNELPFGVSVHASHAWSWYEVAQQADKDGPLKGIPYDGNTTASEGKGKWWDGFNPQDLYSQRHPLSAKGKDNNNQWAWADGAYPPSKEYCDRFYKRIKTIIDNYQPDLMYYDDTVLPLWPVSNVGLQLAADLYNASINKYGKLNAVLNGKILDEQQRKCMVWDIERGQSNEIEPLPWQTDTCIGNWHYDKRVYDENKYKSAKTVVHTLADVVSKNGNLLLSVPVRGNGSIDEKERAIVEGIAAWMQVNGEAIYGTRPWMKFGEGPASEGAAPLAAQGFNEGKGKAFAAADIRFTTKQGELYAIVMGKPDNNVLIKSLANKNAISAVSLLGYESKIDFKANQDGLAITVPERLPEQPAYVFRISGAIS; encoded by the coding sequence ATGAACAGAAGAACGCTAATAAAGGGAGGATTAACAGCCGTTTCCTCTATTTACCTTTCAAAACTTTTTGCCCGTACTGCGGTGCAGCATGACGCATCTGGTCTTTCCGCTCATTTTCAACCTACCTGGAACTCGCTTTCCAATTACCAGGTGCCGGATTGGTTCAGGGATGCCAAATTTGGTATCTGGGCGCATTGGGGGCCGCAATGCCAACCCGAATATGGCGACTGGTATGCCCGCGGCATGTATGAGGAGGGCAGCGATCAGTACAAATACCATTGTAAAAAATACGGGCACCCGTCAAAGTTCGGTTTTAAAGATGTAATTAACGAATGGAAGGCCGATCAATGGGACCCTAACGAATTGGTTTCATTGTATAAAAAAGCGGGAGCGAAATATTTTGTGGCGCTGGCCAATCACCATGATAATTTTGACTTGTATCCTAATCCTTATCAGCGGTGGAATTCAACCCGGATTGGCCCCAAAAAGGATCTGCTTAAAGGTTGGGCCGAAGCAGCCAGGGTAAATGAACTTCCTTTTGGTGTAAGTGTACATGCGTCGCATGCCTGGAGTTGGTATGAGGTTGCCCAGCAGGCTGATAAGGATGGGCCGTTAAAAGGTATTCCTTATGATGGTAATACGACGGCATCTGAAGGTAAAGGAAAATGGTGGGACGGATTTAATCCGCAAGATCTCTATTCCCAGCGCCATCCCTTAAGCGCCAAAGGGAAAGATAATAATAATCAATGGGCCTGGGCCGACGGCGCTTATCCGCCATCAAAAGAATATTGTGACCGTTTTTATAAACGTATAAAAACGATAATAGATAATTATCAGCCCGACCTGATGTATTATGACGACACGGTGCTTCCGCTGTGGCCGGTGAGCAACGTTGGCCTTCAACTTGCAGCCGACCTGTATAACGCCAGTATTAATAAATATGGGAAACTGAATGCTGTGTTAAATGGCAAGATTTTAGATGAACAGCAGCGTAAATGTATGGTTTGGGATATTGAGCGCGGCCAAAGTAACGAGATTGAACCTTTGCCATGGCAAACGGATACCTGCATAGGTAATTGGCATTACGATAAACGTGTTTATGATGAAAATAAATATAAATCAGCCAAAACGGTTGTTCATACCCTTGCGGATGTGGTGAGCAAAAACGGCAACCTGTTGCTGAGCGTTCCTGTACGCGGCAATGGTTCTATCGACGAAAAAGAGCGTGCCATTGTTGAGGGTATTGCCGCCTGGATGCAGGTAAACGGCGAGGCCATATACGGTACCAGGCCCTGGATGAAATTTGGCGAGGGGCCCGCATCAGAAGGCGCGGCACCTTTAGCGGCACAGGGATTTAACGAAGGAAAGGGAAAAGCATTCGCTGCCGCGGATATTCGTTTTACTACCAAACAAGGCGAGCTATATGCCATAGTGATGGGCAAGCCGGATAATAATGTGCTAATAAAAAGCTTGGCTAATAAAAACGCTATTTCGGCAGTAAGTTTATTGGGTTACGAGTCGAAAATTGATTTTAAAGCAAACCAGGATGGCCTCGCTATCACTGTCCCCGAACGATTACCTGAGCAACCTGCTTATGTATTCAGAATAAGCGGTGCGATTTCGTGA
- a CDS encoding toll/interleukin-1 receptor domain-containing protein, with the protein MNIFLAIPFGAAFDDISFLIRETSAGLGHNIITANELYSTGTIIEQVQDQIKNVDLVIADISGHNPNVMYELGYAQSSGIPILPLAQRGDNIPFDIAAVRVIIYDRERLQQTLITPIRNFLSHKDFGDFFLKESAKFEKAKEKIKSVFVSYSHADSQYLNRLKVHLRPFEKRGLIDLWEDTKIKAGEKWKERIEKALDKCSIAILLISADFLASDFIIDNELPPLLKLAEEHGKIILPVIVKPCRFTRDPNLSIFQAINDPKKPLSKLDENGREEIYVEIADYIEDSIKS; encoded by the coding sequence ATGAACATATTTTTAGCTATTCCCTTTGGAGCAGCATTTGATGATATATCCTTTTTAATTAGGGAAACAAGCGCAGGACTTGGTCATAACATTATTACCGCGAATGAACTCTATTCTACAGGCACCATCATTGAGCAAGTTCAGGATCAAATTAAAAATGTAGATCTTGTAATTGCCGACATTTCAGGACATAATCCTAATGTGATGTATGAATTAGGATATGCTCAATCATCCGGCATCCCGATTTTGCCTTTAGCGCAGCGCGGAGACAATATCCCTTTTGATATTGCTGCTGTCAGAGTAATAATTTATGATAGAGAACGATTGCAGCAGACTTTAATAACGCCAATAAGAAATTTTCTATCACATAAGGATTTTGGTGACTTCTTTTTAAAGGAGAGTGCAAAATTTGAAAAGGCAAAGGAAAAAATAAAATCTGTTTTTGTAAGCTATTCTCATGCGGATAGTCAATATTTAAATAGGCTTAAAGTTCATCTGCGACCGTTTGAAAAAAGAGGTTTAATCGACTTATGGGAGGACACCAAAATAAAAGCAGGAGAAAAGTGGAAAGAAAGAATTGAAAAGGCGCTGGATAAGTGCTCGATTGCTATTTTACTTATCAGCGCGGATTTTTTGGCTTCAGACTTTATAATAGATAATGAATTGCCACCTTTACTCAAATTAGCCGAGGAGCACGGAAAAATAATATTACCGGTAATAGTGAAGCCTTGCAGGTTTACGAGGGATCCAAATCTCTCAATATTTCAGGCGATAAACGATCCTAAAAAACCATTAAGTAAACTTGATGAAAATGGCAGAGAAGAAATATACGTTGAAATTGCTGATTACATAGAAGATTCCATAAAATCGTAA
- a CDS encoding ABC transporter substrate-binding protein, with protein MREFRDQLNRVIRLANVPKRIISIVPSQTELLFFMGLDNEVTGITKFCIHPADKFKITPKVGGTKQLDLDKIRLLSPDLIIANKEENDREQVELLMQICPVWISDINDLDSALQMIHTVGEMTGKDPEATALCIQIKDNFNRLSRPPLNLRVAYLIWRKPNMVAGANTFIDGMLQTCGFTNVIQQERYPTVNASQLTEMAPDVVILSSEPYPFGQKHIDEFSAILPDARIILADGEMFSWYGSRLLHAPGYFKQLVDEVTKN; from the coding sequence ATGCGGGAGTTTCGCGATCAGTTAAATCGTGTAATCAGGCTCGCTAACGTACCAAAACGTATTATATCAATAGTTCCGTCGCAAACGGAACTATTGTTTTTTATGGGGCTCGATAACGAGGTTACTGGCATTACCAAATTTTGCATCCATCCGGCAGATAAGTTTAAAATCACTCCAAAAGTAGGCGGTACCAAACAATTAGACCTCGACAAGATCAGGCTACTCTCGCCCGACCTGATCATAGCCAATAAGGAAGAAAACGACCGTGAGCAGGTTGAACTGCTGATGCAGATTTGCCCCGTATGGATCAGCGATATCAATGATCTTGATTCGGCCCTGCAAATGATCCATACGGTAGGAGAGATGACAGGGAAAGACCCGGAAGCTACAGCGCTTTGCATTCAAATTAAGGATAACTTTAATAGGCTAAGCAGGCCGCCGTTAAACTTACGGGTTGCCTATCTCATTTGGCGTAAACCCAATATGGTAGCAGGCGCCAATACCTTTATTGATGGCATGCTTCAAACCTGCGGTTTTACCAATGTTATACAGCAGGAACGCTACCCCACAGTTAATGCTTCTCAATTGACAGAAATGGCTCCTGACGTTGTTATATTATCATCTGAGCCGTATCCGTTCGGGCAAAAACATATTGATGAATTTAGCGCTATATTACCTGATGCCAGGATCATACTGGCCGATGGTGAAATGTTTTCCTGGTACGGGAGCCGGCTTTTGCATGCCCCCGGATACTTTAAACAACTTGTTGATGAGGTAACGAAAAATTAA
- a CDS encoding undecaprenyl-phosphate glucose phosphotransferase has product MIHRYATFIKAVNLTIDYIILNMSMVISYFIEDRSYIFWINNRKYLPIVLVFNLIWLLSANITGLYEHVLNKDSIKTYRGVIKTYLLFVSLICFTIIILIGTNAYFITREYLFYSLALFGFLIGLWKLIFLSIRKSDRASLIDTRTVIIIGGGRIGTDLYSFFKQNPERGYNLVGFFDDDRNRVEEKNMYLGGTDDCISYVLNNKVDEIFCTLPNSEANKIEQLMLDADKNLIRFKFIPEYYDYAKKPTFIQSFGHIPVISVRPEPLENMLNRSIKRLFDICFALFVILFIFSWLFPILAIIIKLESRGPIFFVQERSGRDNKPFKCYKFRSMRVNNDSDKKQATRGDSRITKSGAFIRKTSLDELPQFFNVILGNMSVVGPRPHMISHTQQYSQLIDTFMVRHFLKPGITGWAQVRGLRGETQTTQAILERVEADVWYLENWSFLLDMKIIFLTVWNVVKGEKNAF; this is encoded by the coding sequence ATGATTCACAGATACGCTACTTTTATTAAAGCAGTGAACCTTACCATCGATTATATTATACTTAATATGAGCATGGTAATTTCTTACTTCATCGAAGACCGGTCATACATCTTTTGGATAAACAACAGGAAGTATTTGCCAATAGTGCTGGTTTTTAACCTGATATGGTTACTCTCGGCAAATATCACCGGCTTGTATGAGCATGTGTTGAACAAAGACTCCATTAAAACCTATCGCGGCGTAATTAAAACCTACCTGCTTTTTGTAAGTCTGATCTGTTTTACCATCATCATATTAATAGGTACCAATGCCTATTTTATTACCCGCGAATACCTTTTTTATTCGCTGGCACTGTTTGGGTTTTTAATTGGTTTGTGGAAGCTGATCTTCCTCAGCATCCGTAAAAGCGACAGAGCTTCATTAATTGACACCCGCACAGTAATTATTATTGGCGGCGGCCGCATCGGTACCGATCTGTACAGCTTTTTTAAACAAAATCCCGAGCGTGGTTACAACCTTGTAGGCTTTTTTGATGACGACCGTAACCGGGTTGAAGAAAAAAACATGTACCTGGGCGGCACCGATGATTGTATCAGCTATGTGCTGAATAACAAGGTAGACGAAATTTTTTGCACCCTGCCCAACTCCGAAGCCAATAAAATAGAACAGTTGATGCTTGATGCCGATAAAAACCTCATCAGGTTTAAATTTATCCCCGAGTATTATGATTATGCCAAAAAGCCAACCTTTATACAAAGCTTTGGGCATATCCCGGTAATCTCGGTAAGGCCCGAGCCTTTAGAGAATATGCTTAACCGCTCAATTAAACGGCTTTTTGATATTTGCTTTGCCTTGTTTGTAATCCTTTTCATTTTCAGCTGGCTGTTTCCTATACTCGCCATTATTATTAAGCTGGAATCGAGGGGCCCAATTTTCTTTGTGCAGGAGCGCTCTGGCAGGGATAACAAGCCTTTTAAATGTTATAAATTCCGCAGTATGCGGGTTAATAACGATTCGGATAAAAAGCAGGCCACACGCGGCGATTCGCGCATTACCAAGTCAGGTGCGTTTATCCGCAAAACCAGTTTGGATGAGTTGCCTCAATTTTTTAACGTGATACTGGGCAATATGTCGGTAGTGGGGCCAAGGCCGCACATGATCAGCCATACCCAGCAATACTCACAGCTGATAGATACCTTTATGGTTAGGCATTTCCTTAAACCCGGTATTACCGGCTGGGCGCAGGTTAGGGGACTCAGGGGAGAAACCCAAACTACCCAGGCCATATTAGAGCGTGTGGAAGCCGACGTATGGTATCTTGAAAACTGGTCGTTTTTGTTGGATATGAAAATCATTTTCCTTACTGTTTGGAACGTGGTAAAAGGCGAAAAGAACGCATTTTAA
- a CDS encoding nucleotide sugar dehydrogenase yields the protein MSDQSIPITKKFQPPATIHIAIIGLGYVGLPLAVEFAKKYPVTGFDIKQSRVDELSRAFDRTLETSADELLAVLNHNAQDKGLTFTSQVEEIAACNVYIVSVPTPTDQHNKPDLSLLIKASKSIASVLKAGDVVIYESTVYPGVTEEICVPILQNESGLIYNSDFFAGYSPERINPGDKIHTLTNILKVTSGSTPEAADFIDDLYRSIVIAGTHKAPAIKVAEACKVIENSQRDINIAFVNELAKIFNIMDIDTHAVLAAAGTKWNFLNFKPGLVGGHCTGVDPYYLAAKAQQMGYHPEIILAGRRLNDGMGSYVALEVIKLMIKNDIAVKNSRILILGFTFKENCPDVRNTRVIDIVEGLHGFDANYEIYDPWADPEEVKRDYGIITLKKQDELTGSYDAVIMAVAHREFYDLDYTALKRTSTSVIYDIKGVIDRELINGRL from the coding sequence ATGTCTGATCAATCCATCCCGATCACAAAAAAATTTCAGCCACCGGCTACCATACACATTGCCATTATAGGGCTTGGCTACGTGGGGTTACCACTGGCCGTTGAGTTTGCCAAAAAATACCCCGTAACGGGTTTCGATATTAAACAAAGCCGGGTTGATGAATTAAGCCGGGCCTTTGATCGTACGCTTGAAACAAGTGCCGATGAGCTTTTGGCCGTTCTTAATCACAACGCGCAGGATAAAGGGCTCACTTTCACATCACAGGTGGAAGAAATTGCGGCCTGCAACGTATATATCGTATCGGTGCCTACACCAACCGATCAGCATAACAAACCCGATCTGAGCCTGCTTATTAAGGCCAGCAAATCAATAGCAAGCGTACTTAAAGCGGGAGATGTGGTGATTTACGAATCGACCGTTTACCCCGGCGTTACCGAGGAGATTTGCGTTCCTATCCTTCAAAACGAATCGGGGTTAATATATAACAGCGATTTTTTTGCAGGCTACTCGCCCGAGCGGATTAATCCAGGCGATAAAATTCATACCCTAACCAATATCCTGAAAGTAACCTCAGGCTCAACTCCTGAAGCCGCCGACTTTATTGATGATCTGTACCGATCAATAGTAATCGCCGGAACACACAAAGCCCCCGCTATTAAAGTAGCCGAAGCCTGCAAGGTAATTGAAAACTCGCAACGTGATATCAATATTGCTTTTGTAAACGAGCTGGCCAAAATTTTCAATATCATGGATATTGATACGCATGCCGTATTAGCCGCCGCCGGTACCAAATGGAACTTTTTAAACTTTAAACCAGGCCTGGTTGGCGGGCATTGTACCGGTGTCGATCCGTACTACCTGGCGGCCAAAGCCCAGCAAATGGGCTATCATCCCGAAATTATATTAGCCGGCCGCAGGCTTAACGATGGTATGGGATCGTACGTGGCGCTTGAGGTGATTAAGCTGATGATTAAAAACGATATCGCGGTTAAAAACTCCAGGATCCTGATACTGGGTTTCACTTTTAAAGAAAACTGCCCCGATGTGCGCAACACGCGGGTTATTGATATTGTTGAGGGCCTGCACGGATTTGATGCCAACTACGAAATATACGACCCCTGGGCCGATCCCGAAGAGGTTAAGCGCGATTACGGCATTATCACCCTAAAAAAGCAGGACGAATTAACTGGTAGTTACGATGCGGTAATTATGGCTGTAGCACACCGGGAGTTTTATGATCTTGATTACACGGCCCTAAAACGAACTTCAACATCGGTAATTTATGATATAAAGGGAGTTATTGACAGAGAACTGATAAATGGAAGGTTGTAA
- a CDS encoding KpsF/GutQ family sugar-phosphate isomerase, with the protein MKEIAKRVFDIEIEALQHVAGQLDDDFDRVVDVILQSTGKVIVSGIGKSGLIGKKIAATLSSTGTPSFFLHPGEAFHGDLGMVGRDDLVVLISYSGETDEVLKVIPFLKWNNNTIIAITGNKESTIAKNSAYHLYVKVPREACPLELAPTSSTTAALVMGDALAIALMEARKFQHHDFARFHPGGSLGRKLLVKVKDVMRTDKLPFINEDESFMNLLLRMSEGRLGMVMVGDEAYIKGIVTDGDLRRALLQHPDTSTLTIADIMTTTPIIIDGDEFVGRAEQIMIEKKITTLLIGSAQKRSVAGVYQIYTT; encoded by the coding sequence ATGAAAGAGATTGCCAAAAGGGTTTTTGATATTGAGATAGAGGCTTTGCAACACGTTGCCGGGCAGCTTGATGACGATTTTGACCGGGTGGTTGACGTAATACTGCAATCAACCGGTAAGGTGATTGTTTCGGGTATCGGTAAATCTGGCTTAATAGGCAAAAAAATAGCGGCAACTTTATCCAGTACGGGTACACCAAGCTTTTTCCTGCATCCCGGCGAGGCTTTTCATGGTGATTTGGGTATGGTTGGCCGGGATGACCTGGTGGTGCTGATCTCTTACTCGGGCGAGACTGATGAAGTGCTTAAAGTTATTCCGTTTTTAAAATGGAATAATAATACCATCATTGCCATTACCGGTAACAAAGAATCAACCATAGCCAAAAACTCTGCTTATCATTTGTATGTTAAAGTTCCGCGCGAGGCCTGCCCGCTCGAACTTGCGCCTACATCATCAACCACAGCAGCCCTGGTAATGGGCGATGCTTTAGCCATAGCGCTGATGGAGGCACGGAAATTTCAGCATCATGATTTTGCACGCTTTCACCCCGGCGGCAGCCTCGGCCGTAAACTGCTGGTAAAGGTTAAAGATGTGATGCGTACCGATAAACTTCCGTTTATTAATGAAGATGAATCGTTTATGAACCTGTTGCTTCGCATGTCGGAAGGGCGTTTGGGCATGGTGATGGTGGGCGATGAAGCATACATCAAAGGCATTGTAACCGACGGCGATTTAAGACGCGCTTTACTACAGCATCCGGATACATCAACTCTAACTATCGCCGATATCATGACAACAACGCCAATTATTATTGATGGAGATGAGTTTGTAGGCCGTGCTGAGCAGATCATGATTGAAAAAAAGATCACTACTTTGCTTATTGGCTCGGCTCAAAAGCGGTCGGTAGCAGGTGTTTATCAAATTTATACAACCTGA
- the kdsA gene encoding 3-deoxy-8-phosphooctulonate synthase, producing the protein MLFEQISQNTFFILGPCVMENQELLYTVAEKVAELGRKYNVPVIFKSSFDKANRTSIHSYRGPGLEKGMEMLFNVKKRFGLPVTTDIHEPYQAAVVAEVADILQIPAFLCRQTDLLIAAAQTGKIVNVKKAQFLSGQDMFYPAQKVIEAGNNQVILTERGNMYGYNNLAVDFRNIYDMKAFGHPVCMDCTHSVQRPGGAGGKTGGDRTFVPMMALAAKAFGASGYFMESHPDPDNALSDGPNMVKLHELENAIVPLLG; encoded by the coding sequence ATGCTGTTTGAACAAATAAGCCAAAACACGTTCTTTATTCTTGGTCCGTGCGTAATGGAAAACCAAGAACTGCTATATACTGTTGCCGAAAAGGTTGCCGAACTGGGCCGGAAATACAATGTACCGGTCATTTTCAAATCATCGTTTGATAAGGCAAACCGTACATCCATCCACTCGTACCGCGGGCCGGGCCTGGAAAAAGGTATGGAGATGCTGTTCAACGTAAAAAAGCGTTTCGGCTTGCCGGTTACTACCGATATTCACGAGCCATACCAGGCAGCCGTTGTTGCCGAAGTTGCCGATATATTACAGATTCCGGCCTTTTTATGCCGCCAAACTGATCTGTTGATTGCTGCGGCGCAAACAGGCAAAATTGTTAATGTTAAAAAAGCGCAGTTCCTTTCGGGGCAGGATATGTTTTATCCCGCACAAAAAGTAATTGAGGCAGGTAATAACCAGGTTATCCTTACCGAGCGCGGCAACATGTACGGCTATAACAACCTTGCTGTCGATTTCAGGAACATTTATGATATGAAAGCCTTTGGGCACCCGGTTTGTATGGATTGTACCCACTCGGTACAGCGCCCGGGCGGTGCAGGCGGCAAAACCGGCGGCGACCGTACCTTTGTACCCATGATGGCCCTCGCTGCCAAAGCTTTTGGGGCAAGCGGTTATTTTATGGAATCACACCCCGATCCGGATAATGCACTGAGCGATGGTCCTAATATGGTTAAGCTTCACGAGCTTGAAAATGCTATTGTGCCATTGTTAGGATAA
- a CDS encoding DUF2142 domain-containing protein, with protein sequence MNIRLNKYLPALNSFSGILYNLLPIAYLVYAIILVCIATFMTPPFQNPDEPNHFARAEQVSRFEWIPTFVHENNKAGLTEAERLFGPDKGGFKTDGGIYHVDSLVQTPPKTLNKTTLANADNVKWGESAIYYNFGNTAIYPPVVYFMPALGIAIGKLFNMSVITTLYISRLLNATLSVAITFIALLLARRSRILLFVVLLFPMTAAMFASVSQDAILISCSFLIVAIVDHIEFDTTNGYQKWQLYTLITLLAVVAVGKPPYLLFAAIVLFTKFSRKQKIAGICIPFAVLISWLVINHANFGVRFASPELRVNAHLQFLGIIHRPLNFISMFFKYDKMALINFAHMFVGVLGPLTLVFSDIYYRNAYIVLCVGMLAATGFKKNDKYVLRFVLISIVILTTIAILTAQYITWTALNSETLSGMQGRYLLPVYPFLALALSGFNANNKLNWLKTPLLIAVIIFPVYTAITMVQGLTSKYYQDTTITRAHHPITTSQKNQHLCIL encoded by the coding sequence TTGAATATCAGACTTAATAAATACCTGCCCGCTTTAAATTCATTTTCCGGAATACTTTACAACTTACTGCCTATTGCTTACCTGGTATACGCCATTATACTGGTATGCATAGCTACGTTTATGACGCCGCCATTTCAAAATCCCGATGAACCCAATCACTTTGCAAGAGCCGAACAGGTGTCGAGATTTGAATGGATCCCAACCTTTGTACATGAAAATAATAAAGCCGGGTTAACCGAAGCAGAAAGGCTATTTGGGCCCGATAAAGGCGGTTTTAAAACCGATGGCGGAATTTACCATGTTGATTCACTTGTTCAAACTCCTCCAAAAACATTAAACAAAACTACATTAGCAAACGCCGACAATGTAAAATGGGGAGAGAGTGCTATTTATTATAACTTTGGTAATACGGCCATTTATCCGCCTGTTGTTTATTTTATGCCGGCTTTGGGTATCGCTATCGGCAAATTATTCAATATGTCTGTTATAACCACGCTGTACATATCAAGGTTATTGAATGCTACGTTATCTGTCGCCATTACCTTTATTGCACTTTTACTGGCCAGGCGAAGCCGTATACTACTGTTTGTTGTGTTACTTTTCCCCATGACGGCCGCGATGTTTGCCTCAGTTAGCCAGGATGCCATCCTCATTAGCTGTTCATTTTTAATAGTAGCTATAGTTGATCATATTGAATTTGACACTACAAACGGCTATCAAAAATGGCAGTTGTATACTTTAATTACATTGCTCGCTGTTGTTGCCGTTGGCAAACCTCCGTATTTGTTGTTTGCAGCCATTGTATTATTTACAAAGTTTAGCCGCAAACAAAAAATAGCCGGAATATGCATCCCATTTGCAGTACTTATCTCATGGCTCGTAATAAACCATGCCAATTTTGGGGTCCGTTTTGCATCGCCCGAATTAAGGGTAAATGCACACCTGCAATTTCTGGGGATTATTCATCGTCCTTTAAATTTTATCAGCATGTTTTTTAAATACGATAAGATGGCGCTGATCAATTTTGCACACATGTTTGTGGGGGTGCTGGGGCCGCTCACACTGGTATTTTCAGATATATATTATCGTAATGCTTACATCGTTTTGTGTGTTGGGATGTTAGCTGCAACGGGGTTTAAAAAAAATGATAAATATGTTTTACGGTTTGTGCTTATAAGTATAGTGATCCTGACAACCATAGCTATACTAACGGCCCAATACATTACCTGGACGGCTCTTAACTCCGAAACATTGAGCGGAATGCAGGGGCGGTATCTTTTACCTGTTTATCCTTTTTTGGCATTGGCTTTATCGGGCTTTAACGCAAATAACAAATTAAACTGGCTAAAAACGCCATTGCTTATTGCAGTAATTATATTTCCGGTTTACACGGCTATTACTATGGTGCAGGGCTTAACCTCAAAATATTATCAAGATACAACGATAACGCGTGCTCATCACCCTATAACTACTTCGCAAAAAAATCAGCATCTTTGCATCCTGTAA
- a CDS encoding ArsR/SmtB family transcription factor, with product MRRDVFQAIADPTRRDIINLIAVKPMNLNAIADNFDVSRPAISQHIKILMECGLINIKKQGRERYCEPRLKQLSEVAQWVERYRKLWEEKFDALDNLLEELKNNDNQ from the coding sequence ATGAGACGAGATGTTTTCCAGGCCATAGCCGATCCTACCCGCCGCGATATCATTAACCTGATAGCGGTTAAGCCCATGAACCTTAACGCCATAGCCGATAATTTTGATGTAAGCCGACCAGCTATTTCCCAGCACATTAAAATTTTAATGGAGTGTGGTCTCATCAACATAAAAAAACAAGGCCGCGAACGGTATTGTGAACCCCGGCTGAAACAATTAAGCGAAGTAGCGCAATGGGTTGAACGCTACCGCAAACTTTGGGAAGAAAAATTTGATGCCCTTGATAACCTGCTCGAAGAACTTAAAAACAACGATAACCAATAA
- a CDS encoding VOC family protein, producing MTKQFWINLPVKDVSVSREFFGKLGFKFNSQFGNGPNSAAMQVGEKNVIVMLFDEPTFKGFVENCGLADTAKGVEVLLSIDAESKEEVDEMVQKAIDAGGKSNHKPHEMQGWMYGSLFTDPDGHSWNVLYMDMSKMPQQ from the coding sequence ATGACAAAGCAATTCTGGATCAATTTGCCTGTAAAGGATGTTTCTGTTTCGCGCGAGTTTTTCGGCAAACTGGGTTTTAAATTCAATTCGCAATTTGGTAACGGTCCAAACTCGGCTGCTATGCAGGTTGGCGAAAAAAATGTAATTGTAATGCTTTTTGATGAGCCTACCTTTAAAGGTTTTGTAGAAAACTGCGGTTTGGCTGATACGGCCAAAGGAGTTGAGGTATTATTATCTATTGATGCCGAAAGCAAGGAAGAGGTTGACGAAATGGTGCAAAAAGCCATTGATGCCGGAGGGAAAAGCAATCACAAACCGCATGAGATGCAGGGATGGATGTACGGTAGCCTCTTTACCGACCCTGATGGCCATAGCTGGAATGTGCTTTATATGGATATGAGCAAAATGCCTCAGCAATAA
- a CDS encoding VOC family protein has product MATFKALQKVNPFLWFNGNLEEALKFYTSVFKNSESELSSLTDARSGHKMLVATFRIEDQHFMALDGGPMFTFSPAVSFYIDCNDQEEIDYLWETLPANGGKTSQCGWLEDKFGVTWQIAPAMMSDLLYNNPDPAKAQRVMAAMMQMTKIDIQQLQDANDND; this is encoded by the coding sequence ATGGCAACATTTAAAGCACTTCAAAAAGTAAACCCGTTTTTATGGTTTAACGGCAACCTGGAAGAGGCCCTGAAATTTTACACCTCGGTATTTAAAAACTCAGAAAGTGAGTTAAGTTCTCTTACTGATGCCCGTAGCGGCCACAAAATGCTGGTGGCAACCTTCAGGATAGAAGACCAGCATTTTATGGCTTTGGATGGCGGACCGATGTTCACCTTCTCCCCTGCTGTATCATTTTATATCGACTGTAATGACCAGGAAGAAATTGATTACCTGTGGGAGACTTTACCTGCCAACGGCGGTAAAACCAGCCAATGCGGCTGGCTGGAAGATAAATTTGGCGTTACCTGGCAAATTGCACCCGCAATGATGAGCGATCTGCTTTACAACAACCCCGACCCTGCAAAAGCGCAGCGGGTTATGGCAGCCATGATGCAAATGACTAAAATCGACATACAGCAATTACAGGATGCCAACGATAATGATTAA